One window from the genome of Garra rufa chromosome 1, GarRuf1.0, whole genome shotgun sequence encodes:
- the hbbe1.2 gene encoding hemoglobin beta embryonic-1.2 has product MVEWTDFERTTIQDIFSKMNYDVVGQQALARCLIVYPWTQRYFGNFGNLYNAAAIMGNPMVAAHGKVVLHGLDRAVKNMDNIKAVYAELSVLHSEKLHVDPDNFRLLSDCLTIVVAGQLGAGFTPEVQAAFQKFLAVVVSSLRRQYH; this is encoded by the exons ATGGTTGAGTGGACAGATTTCGAGAGGACTACCATCCAGGACATCTTCTCCAAGATGAACTACGATGTCGTTGGTCAGCAAGCTCTGGCAAG ATGCCTTATCGTTTACCCCTGGACCCAGCGGTACTTCGGCAACTTTGGCAACCTGTACAACGCCGCTGCCATCATGGGAAACCCCATGGTTGCCGCTCACGGTAAAGTTGTGCTCCATGGCCTGGACAGGGCTGTGAAGAACATGGACAACATTAAAGCCGTCTATGCCGAGCTTAGTGTGCTGCACTCTGAGAAGCTTCACGTAGATCCTGACAACTTCAGG CTTTTGAGTGACTGCTTGACCATCGTTGTTGCTGGACAACTGGGCGCTGGATTCACACCTGAGGTCCAGGCCGCTTTCCAGAAATTCCTCGCCGTCGTGGTCTCCTCCCTTCGTAGACAGTAccactaa
- the LOC141333375 gene encoding hemoglobin subunit beta-2-like: MVEWTDFERTTIQNIFSKMNYDVVGQQALARCIIVYPWTQRYFGNFGNLYNAAAIMGNPMIAAHGKVVLHGLDRAVKNMDNIKAEYAELSVLHSEKLHVDPDNFRLLSDCLTIVVAGQLGAGFTPEVQAAFQKFLAVVVSSLQRQYH; this comes from the exons ATGGTTGAGTGGACAGATTTCGAGAGGACCACCATCCAGAACATCTTCTCCAAGATGAACTACGATGTTGTTGGTCAGCAAGCTCTGGCAAG ATGCATTATCGTCTACCCCTGGACCCAGCGGTACTTCGGTAATTTTGGCAACCTGTACAACGCCGCTGCCATCATGGGAAACCCCATGATTGCCGCTCACGGTAAAGTCGTTCTCCATGGCCTGGACAGGGCTGTGAAGAACATGGACAACATCAAAGCCGAATATGCCGAGCTTAGTGTGCTGCACTCTGAGAAGCTCCACGTAGATCCTGACAACTTCAGG CTTTTGAGTGACTGCTTGACCATCGTTGTTGCTGGACAACTGGGCGCTGGATTCACACCTGAAGTCCAGGCCGCTTTCCAGAAATTCCTCGCCGTCGTGGTCTCCTCCCTGCAGAGACAGTACCACTAA
- the hbbe1.3 gene encoding hemoglobin, beta embryonic 1.3, with the protein MVEWTDFERTTIQDIFSKMNYDVVGQQALARCLIVYPWTQRYFGNFGNLYNAAAIMGNPMVAAHGKVVLHGLDRAVKNMDNIKAAYAELSVLHSEKLHVDPDNFRLLSDCLTIVVAGQLGAGFTPEVQAAFQKFLAVVVSSLRRQYH; encoded by the exons ATGGTTGAGTGGACAGATTTCGAGAGGACCACCATCCAGGACATCTTCTCCAAGATGAACTACGATGTCGTTGGTCAGCAAGCTCTGGCAAG ATGCCTTATCGTCTACCCCTGGACCCAGCGGTACTTCGGCAACTTTGGCAACCTGTACAACGCCGCTGCCATCATGGGAAACCCCATGGTTGCCGCTCACGGTAAAGTTGTGCTCCATGGCCTGGACAGGGCTGTGAAGAACATGGACAACATTAAAGCCGCCTACGCCGAGCTTAGTGTGCTGCACTCTGAGAAGCTCCACGTAGATCCTGACAACTTCAGG CTTTTGAGTGACTGCTTGACCATCGTTGTTGCTGGACAACTGGGCGCTGGATTCACACCTGAGGTCCAGGCCGCTTTCCAGAAATTCCTCGCCGTCGTGGTCTCCTCCCTTCGTAGACAGTAccactaa
- the hbae3 gene encoding hemoglobin alpha embryonic-3, which produces MSLSAKDKLAVKTFFDKVAPKMEDIGSQALARTLFVYPQTKTYFAHWSDLSPSSPQVKKHGLTIMKGVLSAIELMDDLKGGLLTLSELHAYMLRLDPANFKIINHNLLVVLSMMFPDDFTAEVHVSVDKFLAQVCLALSEKYR; this is translated from the exons ATGAGTCTTTCTGCAAAGGACAAGTTGGCGGTGAAGACCTTCTTCGACAAGGTTGCCCCTAAGATGGAGGACATTGGCAGTCAGGCTCTGGCTAG GACTCTGTTTGTGTACCCTCAGACGAAGACCTACTTTGCCCACTGGTCAGACCTCAGCCCCAGCTCACCTCAGGTGAAAAAACATGGGCTGACCATAATGAAGGGCGTCCTTAGCGCCATCGAGCTGATGGATGATCTCAAAGGGGGTCTGCTCACCCTCAGCGAGCTTCACGCCTACATGCTTCGCCTGGACCCCGCTAACTTCAAG ATCATCAATCACAATCTCCTCGTTGTGCTCTCAATGATGTTTCCTGACGACTTCACTGCTGAGGTGCATGTTTCTGTGGACAAATTCCTCGCTCAGGTCTGCCTGGCCCTGTCCGAGAAGTACCGCTAA
- the LOC141328409 gene encoding hemoglobin embryonic subunit alpha, whose product MSLSAKDKAAVKALWAKISGKADDIGQDALSRMLVVYPQTKTYFAHWKDLSPGSAPVRKHGSTVMGGVAEAVSKIDDLTAGLLNLSELHAFQLRVDPANFKILAHNILVVLATLFPTEFTPEAHVAMDKFLTALALALSEKYR is encoded by the exons ATGAGTCTCTCCGCCAAAGACAAAGCTGCCGTCAAAGCCCTTTGGGCCAAGATCTCAGGAAAGGCTGATGACATTGGTCAAGATGCTCTTTCCAG GATGTTGGTGGTTTACCCCCAGACCAAAACCTATTTCGCTCACTGGAAAGACCTGAGCCCCGGCTCTGCCCCAGTGAGGAAGCACGGGTCGACCGTGATGGGCGGCGTTGCTGAGGCTGTCAGCAAAATCGATGACCTTACCGCTGGGCTCCTGAACCTCAGCGAGCTTCACGCTTTCCAGCTGCGTGTTGACCCCGCCAACTTCAAG ATTCTGGCCCACAACATCCTCGTGGTTCTGGCCACTCTGTTCCCCACCGAATTCACTCCAGAGGCCCATGTTGCTATGGACAAGTTCCTCACTGCTCTGGCTCTGGCTCTGTCCGAGAAGTACAGATAA
- the hbae1.1 gene encoding hemoglobin, alpha embryonic 1.1, with product MSLSAKDKAAVKALWAKISGKADDIGQDALSRMLVVYPQTKTYFSHWKDLSPGSAPVRKHGSTVMGGVAEAVSKIDDLTAGLLNLSELHAFQLRIDPANFKILAHNILVVLATLFPTEFTPEAHVAMDKFLTALALALSEKYR from the exons ATGAGTCTCTCCGCCAAAGACAAAGCTGCCGTCAAAGCCCTTTGGGCCAAGATCTCAGGAAAGGCTGATGACATTGGTCAAGATGCTCTTTCCAG GATGTTGGTGGTTTACCCCCAGACCAAAACCTATTTCTCTCACTGGAAAGACCTGAGCCCCGGCTCTGCCCCTGTGAGGAAGCACGGGTCGACCGTGATGGGCGGCGTTGCTGAGGCTGTCAGCAAAATCGATGACCTTACCGCTGGGCTCCTGAACCTCAGCGAGCTTCACGCTTTCCAGCTGCGTATTGACCCCGCCAACTTCAAG ATTCTGGCCCACAACATCCTCGTGGTTCTGGCCACTCTGTTCCCCACCGAATTCACTCCAGAGGCCCATGTTGCTATGGACAAGTTCCTCACTGCTCTGGCTCTGGCTCTGTCCGAGAAGTACAGATAA
- the LOC141325731 gene encoding hemoglobin embryonic subunit alpha-like, translated as MSLSAKDKAAVKALWAKISGKADDIGQDALSRMLVVYPQTKTYFAHWKDLSPGSAPVRKHGSTVMGGVAEAVSKIDDLTSGLLNLSELHAFQLRIDPANFKILAHNILVVLATLFPTEFTPEAHVAMDKFLTALALALSEKYR; from the exons ATGAGTCTCTCCGCCAAAGACAAAGCTGCCGTCAAAGCCCTTTGGGCCAAGATCTCAGGAAAGGCTGATGACATTGGTCAAGATGCTCTTTCCAG GATGTTGGTGGTTTACCCCCAGACCAAAACCTATTTCGCTCACTGGAAAGACCTGAGCCCCGGCTCTGCCCCAGTGAGGAAGCACGGGTCGACCGTGATGGGCGGCGTTGCTGAGGCTGTCAGCAAAATCGATGACCTTACCTCTGGGCTCCTGAACCTCAGCGAGCTTCACGCTTTCCAGCTGCGTATTGACCCCGCCAACTTCAAG ATTCTGGCCCACAACATCCTCGTGGTTCTGGCCACTCTGTTCCCCACCGAATTCACTCCAGAGGCCCATGTTGCTATGGACAAGTTCCTCACTGCTCTGGCTCTGGCTCTGTCCGAGAAGTACAGATAA
- the LOC141329999 gene encoding hemoglobin subunit beta-1-like produces the protein MVEWTDAERKAIKAVWEKINVDATGAQALARCLIVYPWTQRYFGSFGSLSDAAAIMGNKKVAAHGKVVINGLALAAKNMDNIKSTYAPLSVLHSEKLHVDPDNFRLLGDCVTIVVASQLGRAFTPDVQAAWQKFLAVAVSALGKQYH, from the exons ATGGTGGAGTGGACTGACGCTGAGCGCAAGGCAATCAAAGCCGTGTGGGAAAAAATCAATGTGGATGCGACTGGGGCCCAGGCTTTGGCAAG ATGTCTCATCGTGTACCCATGGACTCAGCGCTACTTTGGTTCCTTTGGGTCGCTGAGTGACGCCGCAGCCATTATGGGTAACAAAAAAGTGGCTGCTCACGGCAAGGTTGTGATCAACGGACTCGCACTAGCAGCCAAGAACATGGATAATATCAAGAGCACCTATGCGCCCCTGAGCGTGTTACACTCCGAGAAGCTTCACGTGGATCCGGACAACTTCAGG CTCCTCGGTGACTGCGTGACCATTGTTGTGGCTTCCCAGCTCGGTCGTGCCTTCACTCCGGACGTCCAAGCAGCATGGCAGAAGTTTCTGGCAGTTGCAGTCTCTGCACTTGGAAAACAGTACCATTAA